One window of Desulfobacca acetoxidans DSM 11109 genomic DNA carries:
- a CDS encoding ribonuclease HII — protein sequence MGLARSTPRQLKLLPSESDLEEAYRRQGIRFIAGVDEVGRGPLAGPVVAAAVILASDSVFPRLTDSKQLTPARREFFDRQVRDQALAFAIQEVGVPEIESLGILSASLKAMALAVQSLVLKPELVLIDGPWGLQIQVQQQPIIKGDQRCLSIAAASVLAKVYRDRQMQAIHELYPHYNFASHKGYGTREHLEAIRRWGPCPVHRRTFRGVREWCR from the coding sequence GTGGGGCTCGCCCGATCCACACCAAGGCAGTTGAAGTTACTCCCCTCAGAATCTGATCTTGAAGAGGCTTATCGCCGGCAAGGCATCAGGTTCATAGCCGGCGTGGATGAAGTCGGACGCGGCCCTTTGGCCGGTCCCGTGGTTGCAGCGGCGGTAATCTTGGCTAGCGACTCGGTCTTCCCCAGACTCACTGATTCAAAGCAATTGACGCCAGCGCGTCGCGAATTTTTCGATCGGCAGGTGCGAGATCAGGCGCTGGCTTTTGCCATTCAAGAGGTTGGAGTTCCGGAAATTGAGAGTCTGGGCATACTTTCAGCCAGTCTGAAAGCCATGGCCCTAGCGGTGCAGAGCCTAGTACTAAAACCAGAGCTCGTGTTAATTGATGGGCCCTGGGGGCTTCAGATACAAGTCCAACAGCAGCCGATTATTAAAGGTGATCAGCGTTGCCTGAGCATTGCGGCCGCCTCGGTGCTTGCCAAGGTCTACCGGGACCGGCAGATGCAGGCCATCCATGAACTGTATCCGCACTATAATTTTGCCAGCCACAAGGGTTATGGCACTCGTGAGCATCTGGAGGCCATCCGCCGTTGGGGTCCCTGTCCTGTGCATCGGCGGACCTTTCGAGGCGTCAGGGAATGGTGCAGATAA
- the rplS gene encoding 50S ribosomal protein L19, with amino-acid sequence MDNTIDLLEKEHMRADLPDFRAGDTVEVHVRIVEGDKERIQVFKGVVIRKRGSNTGASFTVRKISYEIGVERTFPLHSPSINEVRVISQGRVRRGRLYYLRTRFGKKARIKERQFA; translated from the coding sequence ATGGACAATACTATAGATTTATTGGAAAAGGAGCACATGCGGGCGGATTTGCCCGACTTTCGTGCGGGCGATACGGTGGAGGTGCATGTCCGGATTGTTGAGGGCGACAAAGAACGTATCCAGGTCTTTAAAGGGGTGGTTATCCGTAAACGGGGCAGCAATACCGGGGCCAGCTTCACGGTGAGAAAGATCTCCTATGAGATCGGGGTCGAAAGAACCTTCCCCCTACACTCCCCAAGCATCAACGAAGTTCGGGTCATCAGCCAGGGTCGGGTACGCCGGGGCCGGCTATACTATTTGCGAACCCGCTTCGGTAAGAAGGCACGCATCAAGGAAAGACAATTCGCTTAA
- the rsmI gene encoding 16S rRNA (cytidine(1402)-2'-O)-methyltransferase → MKTSATEAAAKGRLYVVATPIGNLEDITLRGLRVLREVDLVAAEDTRQTRKLLSYYQISKPLVSYHTHNEAERGPELIHRLQEGMTVGLVSDAGTPGFSDPGAALVARAWGADIPVTAIPGPAAGIAALSMSGFTGDVAFIGFLPRQVKKRLEFFQQLAQEPRILIMYESPRRLGGTLQELCRTMGERQILVVRELTKLYEESWRGPLAAVTAELSSREIRGECALVLSRPEHLQKPTVDVKGYLLEAARTTRKRGRALALEAAEVLGVSRREAYQTYLALKAARQIPEE, encoded by the coding sequence ATGAAGACATCGGCGACGGAGGCGGCCGCCAAGGGGCGTCTATATGTGGTCGCCACCCCCATCGGCAATTTAGAAGACATTACCCTGCGAGGCCTGAGAGTTCTCCGGGAGGTAGATCTAGTTGCGGCCGAAGATACCCGCCAGACCCGCAAGCTGCTCAGTTATTATCAGATATCCAAACCGCTGGTCAGTTACCATACCCATAATGAAGCTGAACGGGGGCCAGAGCTGATCCATCGCCTGCAGGAAGGCATGACCGTAGGCCTGGTGAGCGACGCCGGTACTCCAGGTTTCTCTGATCCGGGGGCGGCGTTGGTGGCCCGCGCTTGGGGAGCGGACATTCCAGTTACGGCTATTCCTGGACCGGCGGCCGGAATTGCAGCCCTGTCGATGTCGGGTTTTACCGGCGATGTCGCCTTTATCGGTTTCCTGCCCCGCCAGGTCAAAAAGCGTCTGGAATTTTTTCAGCAATTGGCCCAGGAACCGCGCATCTTGATCATGTATGAGTCACCCCGACGTCTGGGCGGTACCCTCCAGGAATTATGTCGGACTATGGGAGAGCGTCAGATCTTGGTAGTGCGGGAACTGACGAAATTATATGAAGAGTCTTGGCGTGGGCCGTTGGCGGCAGTAACGGCGGAGTTGTCCTCCCGGGAGATAAGAGGGGAGTGTGCGCTGGTGTTGTCCCGACCGGAACATCTGCAAAAACCGACCGTTGATGTTAAAGGATACCTTTTGGAAGCGGCCAGGACTACCCGTAAGAGGGGCCGGGCCCTGGCACTAGAGGCGGCTGAGGTTTTGGGCGTTTCCCGCAGAGAAGCCTATCAGACTTATTTAGCCCTAAAAGCCGCTCGGCAGATACCGGAGGAATAG
- a CDS encoding KH domain-containing protein, which produces MKELIRYIAQALVDHPDQVEVSEIEGEQTSVIELKVAKEDLGKVIGKQGRTARAMRTILTAASTKIKKRSMLEILE; this is translated from the coding sequence ATGAAGGAGTTGATCAGATACATCGCTCAAGCGCTGGTGGATCACCCGGACCAGGTGGAAGTTTCGGAGATTGAAGGAGAACAGACCTCGGTAATCGAATTGAAAGTGGCCAAAGAAGATCTTGGGAAGGTCATAGGCAAACAAGGAAGGACGGCGAGGGCTATGCGAACCATTTTGACCGCCGCCTCCACCAAAATTAAAAAACGGTCGATGCTGGAAATCCTTGAGTAA
- the trmD gene encoding tRNA (guanosine(37)-N1)-methyltransferase TrmD produces the protein MQIDILTLFPAFFGSPLSESILKRAQASGIFGVEIIDLREFAPGRHQVVDDRPFGGGPGMVLKIEPLAAAIQWERRRRENARVILLSPQGRLFKQAVAAELVKNSCLMLVCGHYEGFDDRVRHYIDDEISLGDFILTGGEIPALAVLDAVVRLLPGALGDEDSAAEDSFKDNLLKGPQYTRPREFAGWSVPEILLSGDHQRVAQWRRREALRRTWRRRPDLLRDAGLTAADRLFLQFLEAEPSAE, from the coding sequence GTGCAGATTGACATATTAACTCTCTTCCCTGCCTTCTTTGGTTCGCCGCTCAGTGAGAGTATTCTCAAACGGGCCCAGGCCAGCGGCATTTTCGGGGTGGAAATAATAGACCTCCGGGAATTCGCCCCCGGTCGCCACCAGGTGGTAGATGATCGCCCTTTTGGCGGAGGGCCTGGTATGGTTCTGAAAATAGAGCCCCTGGCGGCGGCGATACAATGGGAGCGGCGGCGGCGGGAAAATGCCCGGGTAATACTCCTAAGCCCCCAAGGTCGACTTTTCAAACAGGCGGTTGCCGCGGAGTTGGTGAAAAACTCTTGCTTAATGTTGGTCTGCGGTCATTACGAAGGCTTTGACGACCGGGTGCGGCATTATATTGATGATGAAATTTCTCTGGGCGACTTTATCCTGACCGGGGGGGAGATTCCGGCACTGGCGGTGTTGGATGCGGTAGTCAGGCTATTACCGGGGGCCTTGGGAGACGAAGACTCGGCAGCCGAAGATTCCTTCAAAGACAATCTCCTGAAAGGACCGCAGTACACCCGGCCTAGAGAATTTGCAGGGTGGAGCGTACCGGAGATTTTGTTATCCGGCGATCACCAGCGCGTTGCCCAGTGGCGGCGGCGGGAAGCCCTGCGCCGCACCTGGCGGCGGCGACCGGATCTACTCCGAGATGCTGGTTTGACTGCCGCGGATCGGTTATTTCTGCAGTTTTTAGAGGCAGAGCCATCGGCGGAATAA
- the rpsP gene encoding 30S ribosomal protein S16, producing the protein MALRIRLARHGVKKHPIYRIVVANSEAKRDGRFIEIIGAYDPNCNPAKIAIRQEALDQWQGRGAKPTTTVASLLKKARTGD; encoded by the coding sequence ATGGCGCTACGAATTAGACTCGCAAGACATGGGGTCAAAAAACATCCAATTTATCGCATCGTTGTAGCCAATAGCGAGGCCAAGCGGGACGGCCGGTTTATTGAAATTATCGGCGCCTATGATCCCAATTGTAATCCGGCGAAGATCGCCATCAGGCAGGAGGCGCTGGATCAATGGCAGGGCCGAGGTGCCAAACCCACCACGACGGTGGCCAGCCTGCTTAAAAAAGCCAGGACCGGAGATTAA
- a CDS encoding YraN family protein, with amino-acid sequence MTQERRLLGQMGEALAADVLKESGYNILARNYRTPFGEIDLIARHQDTLVFIEVKLRRSRIFGPPQAAITPNKQRHVRLAAQYYLQGQRTLDAKVRFDVVAITLEKNSPQIEIFSEAF; translated from the coding sequence ATGACCCAGGAGCGCCGTCTTCTCGGCCAGATGGGAGAAGCCCTGGCAGCGGACGTTCTGAAAGAGTCCGGCTACAACATTCTAGCCCGCAATTACCGCACCCCTTTTGGCGAAATCGATCTCATCGCCCGACATCAAGACACCTTGGTCTTCATCGAGGTCAAGCTGCGGCGCAGCAGAATCTTCGGTCCACCTCAAGCCGCTATTACTCCCAATAAACAGCGGCATGTCCGGCTCGCGGCCCAATATTATCTTCAAGGGCAAAGAACCTTGGATGCAAAGGTACGGTTCGATGTTGTGGCCATTACCCTTGAAAAAAACTCTCCGCAGATAGAGATTTTTTCTGAGGCTTTTTAA
- the rimM gene encoding ribosome maturation factor RimM (Essential for efficient processing of 16S rRNA), which yields MSKVSASTPRLICLGRVIGVHGIRGEIKVQAEIDDLATLDAVAELWIGGALYRLAEGRFHKRHLLLRVEGVQTRQQAEELVGEPVLVERSCLPALPAWEYYWFEILGLMVYRADNGGYLGKVAAIVPTPAHDIYVVQKHESELLIPAVAEVIQAIDLTEGRLLVSSEGLAALSGAD from the coding sequence TTGAGTAAGGTTAGCGCGTCCACGCCCCGACTTATCTGCCTGGGACGTGTCATCGGGGTCCATGGCATCAGAGGTGAAATCAAGGTTCAGGCCGAGATAGATGACTTGGCAACCTTAGATGCGGTCGCTGAGCTATGGATCGGGGGCGCTTTATATCGCCTGGCAGAGGGAAGGTTTCATAAACGCCATCTCCTGCTGCGCGTGGAAGGGGTGCAAACCCGCCAGCAGGCAGAGGAGCTAGTCGGCGAACCGGTTTTGGTAGAGCGTTCCTGTCTTCCGGCCCTGCCGGCGTGGGAATATTATTGGTTTGAGATCTTGGGATTGATGGTGTATCGTGCTGACAATGGCGGCTATTTGGGGAAGGTGGCGGCGATTGTGCCCACCCCGGCCCATGATATCTATGTCGTCCAGAAGCACGAAAGTGAATTGTTGATCCCAGCAGTAGCCGAGGTCATTCAGGCAATCGATCTAACCGAGGGTCGGTTATTGGTTAGTTCCGAAGGGTTGGCGGCCCTCAGCGGTGCAGATTGA